TGTGGGATGTAAATGCATTGGAGCTTATGTTCGAAATAAGAAGAATCAAAACCAGGTAATAGAATTGGATTTCCATTTCTTGTGAGTGTTATCCATAATTTCTGCTTACCCATTTGACAGACAATATTTTTGTACAATAATATCTTTGTTGCACAGATTTGCTGGATATGGCAGAAAGTTAGGTCACAAGATGATAGGGGTTTCCAGCGCTTCTTGGATAGAGTTGAATACAGCCACAAGAGTATTTTACGATATGAACGGATGTATGGCCCAGGCTTTGTGAGCACTGGTGGACTTGGTATGCCTTCatattttcctttccttcctcatACCTTGCTATCTTAGAGATCTCTCGTTTTTCTTAAATCTGACATGGTATCATAGAGATCTTTCCTATTTCTTAAAATTGACATTGTAGTATGATCTTCCTTGACTGTCCACAAGAGTGATCTCTTATCATTTACTCACTATACATTACTGGCTGACTTGCTAGATAGTGATTTACTCCATGACTACAAGGTCTTAATAAGTTATGATTGGtagtattgatttattttttgggtGTGAGAGTGAGCGTGCATGTGCAATTAAGAGATTGGTCAAtattttatacctttttttcattcttaatgtGTAGTTTTTGTCACTGGTAGAAGATTGTGGTGATTGGGACAACTCAACCATTTTATTGAGTATGGTCTTCCTTGACTGTCCTCCACAAGAGTGATCTTTTATCATTTACTCACTATACATTACTGGCTGACTTGCTAGATAGTGATTTGTTCCATGACTACAAGGTCTTAATAAGTTATGATTGGtagtgttgatttttttttgagagTGATCGTGCGTGTGCAGTTAAGAGATTGGTCAATATTTCCtaccttttttttcattctgaATGTGTAGTTTTTGTCATTGGTAGAAGATTGTGGTGATTGGGACAACTCAaccattttatttagttttaactTTGGACTATTTCATAAACTTGTGCAATGCGGCATTTCATCATTcttcttaatttaatataatttatatttaatttaagtttttatagaaatatgtaattatacacttttattaataaattcaatTGCTATtgacatattaattaatatttgtatgtttaattTTCCTCTCCACAATATATAGGgagtatagtttttttttctagtaaaaaatttattttgagatcCGGCACTGTTCTTGATCACTTAATATTGTTCTAATTAAGATAATATCTTATTCTTAGACTGCTTAATATATTATacttgggaattttttttttcttgaagaatCTATTGTCCTGGTCAGAATCTTGAAGATTAGGTGCTGTGTGTTTACAGTAGTTGTTTGTGTGTTTCTAACCTTTGATGTTCTGCTCATTGCTTGGGCAGAAACGACAAAGGAGTTTGTGGCAAAGCTGGGACTAAAGCCTGGTCAGAAAGTTCTGGATGTTGGTTGTGGTGTTGGGGGAGGTGATTTCTACATGGCTGAGAATTTTGATGTTGAGGTTATTGGCATTGACCTCTCCATAAACATGATTTCTCTTGCTATTGAACGTGCTATTGGACTGAACTACGCTGTTGAATTTGATTGTGCGGATTGCTATAGAAAAACATATCCTGAGAATACATTTGATGTAATATACACTCGGGACACCATGCTGCACGTCAAAGTAAGgaactatgtttttttttttttttttttttcttgtttaaattgTTAGTTTTAGTAGTGTCATGCTTTATAGTATTGATAGGATTGTAGGTGTATGCCTCTGAAAGTATATAGGTTAGTTATTTGAAGTACCATGAAATACATTATATTAAATGCGACATGCTGAGGAGAAATCAACATTACTATGGATCAATACACAGGATAAACCAACATTATTCAGATCATTTTACAAGTGGTTGAAGCCTGGAGGAAAAATTCTAATCACAGATTACTGCAAAAGTGCTGGAAGTCCATCTTTAGAATTTGCTGAGTACATAAAAAAAGGAGGATATTATCTCCATGACATTAAAGCGTATAGGCAGGTATGGTTGCCTGTGCTATTAGCGACATCATCTGGCTTCTCTTTCACCCATTTGATTTCTACCGAAATTGTATAACATTTCTTCTGCTTGACAATCTCCTTGTATTCTAAATCATCTACAGATGCTTGAGGATGCGGGATTTGATGATGTCATTGCCGAGGATCGAACTGATCAGGTTTGTCTGTCCTTATGATATACTTTGCTTACTATTTGCATTTTTAGTTGTGATTCTAGAGTACTAATAACTTCATTACTTGTGTGGGTTAGTTTGTGAACACGCTACAGCAGGAGTTAAATGCCCTTGAGAACAAGAAGGACGATTTTATTGGTGACTTCAGCGAGGTGGGTTTGTTACTTTCTCATTATGATTTGAAGATAGTTTTGTGAGACCGTATTTTATGGCAGTTGTTTCTCTGTTAAAATCATTCACGGCTTTCAGGAAGACTACAATGAGATTGTCGAAAGATGGAAGGCAAAGCAGACCAGGGGTGCATCTAGAGAGCAGATGTGGGGCTTGTTCATTGCCAAGAAAAATTGACATGCTTTATTGCTATCATATGCCTTGTTCTAGCTATATTTAATTCCTGTGTGGCCGGAATAGTTATCTGTGTCTTTTATGTTGGTTTAAGATTCATAGCTGCTTTCGAATTAGAATGACGATCTGCTGAGAGGAGAATGCTCTTCGATTTGAATAACAATGGTCACTTGCCATTGGCTTCCttgctaaaaaataatttcaacgtCTTGGTTTTTGGTTTGAATATTTGGTAAATTTGCCATAACAATTGTTCCCCTCATTTggaatttgagaagaaaactcttGGCCCCCTCATTTTATTTTCCTCCCCCTCGTTAGAAAACTAACAGTATtggacaaaaaattaaaagaaaaaaaaattcaagtaaaaaatacattgtataaaataatctatTGAAATAGGCTGaaataaggagaaaaaaatgcagaaattTCTTGATGCTTATTTAAAAgagtagaaaaaataaaataatttattggttCGCTACATTCTCAATGATTAATCCGATCtgctaaattctttttttattggttcacacacacatatattcatgtcataattatttatataaatcgaCTATTAACATATAAATGACTTGACATAGTCTGCATtgaatatacttatattatatgatgctaaattaaattatataattttttataattttcaaatttttaaatacttacaTTTTTATagatcaaattataaatttgatcctTAAGTTTATTTCCAGTTTTGGATTTGGTCTTTCACTAATTTAATTTACGAATTtagtccttttattttataaaatcatgcaATGTTGGTCATCTCCTAAGGTCACAATTGGACGGTGACGATGTTGACTGACTATCACGTGTCATGTTCTTATCGGTTGATGATGTCATGGTCTGACTGTTAACTATTTATTAGTTGTAttcacataaaatttatttttaacaataataattatattttaaaatatacatgtaataagaaattttttacatttttactttaatcaataaaaaatatatcatatcaaTTTTTATGATTCTTAAACCTTTTAtataaggttttaaaaaacaaaataaatataaaatttatattaattaaattatttaaaagaaatgaataTGAATAAATGACGTGacatcaattaataaaataaaatcttattttatatatatattatgatgtaAATCATGAGTTTATCCTTGCTAAAATCGAtatgatttaatatatattgtttaaaaaaagatatattattaactaaaaaatattaaaaataaataaaataaaatgattggatcatttttttagtacattattaaaaatgttaaaagaataatgaaatagttgaataagaataaaaattctaaaaatataataattgaactTTAAtagaatgaataataaaataaaatctgtttACATAAAACCTTCTTGACCTCCGTGCCAATTGCCTATAACCCCCAACGggtctaaaataatttttcttttaagtttgaaGTTTCATCTGCTTTGCCTCGTAACCCTAATTCAGAGTCCTCTGTTACTGAAACACTTCCATCCCAAACCAATGTCTGTTTCTCTTTTCGGATTTCCTAATTCATAATGAGTAGTAGAAAGAGAACGGGGATGCGGGAAGGTTACGAGTTTATGCCAATACGAGATGTTGGTAGATCTGTTGGCCAGAAAGCCAAGTTGATTGGGGTTATTCTTGACTTCGGCTTTCCAAAGAAAtccaagggcactggtaatttTTTTTCGTCTTTCTCCAAATTTCTGTCCACCAAGTTTCACTGGCAATGATGATTAAAAGGCCGGACTTATGGCTGCCATTTACTTCCTTGGTAGTAGATTGATGAGCTTTTTCGTGAAATGTGTGTTCTGAGCCAGTGTCACTCCCTATTttcatgttcattttttttaaataatgttgaAATATTCTATGTTATCTGCTTGTACCTTTATTGGTCTTCATAATttccatgtttttttctttttgtttgaggTCTCTCCAAGTTATTAGCATGTAATGTCTCCTGTCATTGTTGCTTATCTTGTATAAAAAACTTCTGCAGATTTTTGTTGTTGCCTAAGAATAATTGATGAAACACATCACCAAATCTCCATGGCTATTAACATGTTTGAGGAAAATGTAGAAAGACTTCCCCGTCTTGCTGCTGTCGGGGATGTAGTTGTGCTTTGTTGTGTTGAGGTATTCTCTGATAGTAACCTCTATATGTAAAGATATGTTTGTTTGCTGTGGTTTTCTGGTTACTCTTGGCGTATGGATACATGTTTCTAATAATAAAGACTTAAAAGAGACTTTAACATTGACCACTCAATGTATATGCATTCATAGACAGACATGTTATTTCATAATTCTGCATAGATCTCACTGAATGTCAACTCTATGCTCATTTGTTTTCTATTGTGCAAGTTGAATGGAAATAAACTTCATCCAGTCTAGATATTAGATAAACTTATGTCTTTTTactgtgcatttttttattttatctttggtAGGTAAAATCATTTAAAGGGGAAGTAAATGTTACTTTCAACAAGagattttcctcttttggttTATATAAAGGCAAAGATGGTGATGATTTGGATCCTTATCacgtttcttcttattttcaccACGTACGTGAAGACGAGAGCTTAATAGTTAAGCTTAGAAAATGGCTGATGAATTTTCAGCCTCACGAAGGTCTTCTATTATTTCAGCTTTGATATAACCTGAATTTTCAGTTTATTTTCAACTTGATGCTAAATTTTGATGTGTGTAGATTCGAGTAATTTCCCCATGTTAAGAGAAATCAAGGAAGAAACTTCTGTTAATTTGGCATGCAAGGTAATTAGGCCGTGTTTCTGGTTCTGATATTTTGCATAATTGGGTTTCAAAGATCCTTGTATGAATACATTAATTCTAATGTATGagatttttataagatttgagttttactttttagttttttccaCGTCAAGATGCTCATCCTTTTTCATACTTTTACTTTCTTGTTCACATTTAGATCCTTCATTTTTGCGAGACTGCTAAAGATGAGTGGATTATATTTTCTTGGGATGGTACTAACACTCCTTCAAATGTCATATGTTCAAAGTGAGTTGATACAAATTTACTTTTACATGTTTGGGTAAAATTGTGATGATGTCTGTTACTGGAAATTTCTTATAACTAAAACAGTGGCCCTTTTCTAGTACTCTctatatatgatatgatatctTTTCGATTGCAAGTTGCTGGATATAGGCGTAACAATTATGTAGTTGgtgttttattgttttctatacaggaaaaataactataatattttttcttctctaattgTGCAATTTATCTTCTCCTGTTATCTCCTgccccttctttttttttgtactgAATTGTGGGCAATGGAGTTTTGGCAAGTGATTTAGTGTTAATGACATGCCAAGAGCTGTAAAGTTATTGATtggatagttttttttattgatattatcAAAAGCATCACTTGGGTAGCATTAggcaaacaaattaaaataagatgaaGCATAACATATGAATAATGGTATTAAGACTGAACATTggttaaaaatgttaatttttattccaCTATAAAGGTGAATCCAAGGGCAGTAGAACATTATTATTCCATTTTGTTTGTGCGCCAAATGCTACCTTTGATTGGAGTCATGTTTATTTCACTTAATTAGGTTTCACAATATATGCTTTGTGTATAGATtataatatttagttttaatttatgagaATAGAAATTGGgtttgattgtttctgaattGCAGGCTTGAAGAGGAAATTAACTGTCCACTTCCTTTACAACTAGAACCCTTGCCTTTGTCAAGAGAGGTTCTATGTACTTTGCCTGTTGCTGGATCCATCTTGAGGATAATGTTTGATAAAGTCGTTGTGAAAAATCATCTGCACCTTTTAAATGTTGATAAATGGGTCAAATTTATGAATATTCATCTTAAGGTGGTTGATGGACTATGGCTTGGTGTTTTTTCCCCTCAATCAAGACTTCGATATACACCAAATGAGGACAGTCTGATTGTAGAACGTCAAAGGTGGTTTTCAATTTAGTTTTCATTATATATggttttgatatatta
This genomic interval from Glycine max cultivar Williams 82 chromosome 5, Glycine_max_v4.0, whole genome shotgun sequence contains the following:
- the LOC100820554 gene encoding phosphoethanolamine N-methyltransferase, whose translation is MDERHIQKSYWLQHSADLSVEAMMLDSKAAHLDKEERPEVLSLLPPFEGKSVIELGAGIGRFTGELALKAGQLLAVDFIDTAIKKNETINGHHNHVKFLCADVTSPNMSNNVSEGSVDVVFSNWLLMYLSDIEVEKLAERMVRWLKDGGYIFFRESCFHQSGDSKRKYNPTHYREPRFYTKVFKECHMSDNTGNSFELSLVGCKCIGAYVRNKKNQNQICWIWQKVRSQDDRGFQRFLDRVEYSHKSILRYERMYGPGFVSTGGLETTKEFVAKLGLKPGQKVLDVGCGVGGGDFYMAENFDVEVIGIDLSINMISLAIERAIGLNYAVEFDCADCYRKTYPENTFDVIYTRDTMLHVKDKPTLFRSFYKWLKPGGKILITDYCKSAGSPSLEFAEYIKKGGYYLHDIKAYRQMLEDAGFDDVIAEDRTDQFVNTLQQELNALENKKDDFIGDFSEEDYNEIVERWKAKQTRGASREQMWGLFIAKKN
- the LOC100801353 gene encoding protection of telomeres protein 1b-like isoform X2 produces the protein MSSRKRTGMREGYEFMPIRDVGRSVGQKAKLIGVILDFGFPKKSKGTDFCCCLRIIDETHHQISMAINMFEENVERLPRLAAVGDVVVLCCVEVKSFKGEVNVTFNKRFSSFGLYKGKDGDDLDPYHVSSYFHHVREDESLIVKLRKWLMNFQPHEDSSNFPMLREIKEETSVNLACKILHFCETAKDEWIIFSWDGTNTPSNVICSKLEEEINCPLPLQLEPLPLSREVLCTLPVAGSILRIMFDKVVVKNHLHLLNVDKWVKFMNIHLKVVDGLWLGVFSPQSRLRYTPNEDSLIVERQRLSDEQLFPKPLFITEEVNQDHATPVTLMTVLTHSKETLFDGYPSIDELTRKLNRLLGVTGIKDAPRDPPWVSVCLKSYYVSKTDVWGSRNFKIFGIKIVGDT
- the LOC100801353 gene encoding protection of telomeres protein 1b-like isoform X1 translates to MSSRKRTGMREGYEFMPIRDVGRSVGQKAKLIGVILDFGFPKKSKGTDFCCCLRIIDETHHQISMAINMFEENVERLPRLAAVGDVVVLCCVEVKSFKGEVNVTFNKRFSSFGLYKGKDGDDLDPYHVSSYFHHVREDESLIVKLRKWLMNFQPHEDSSNFPMLREIKEETSVNLACKILHFCETAKDEWIIFSWDGTNTPSNVICSKLEEEINCPLPLQLEPLPLSREVLCTLPVAGSILRIMFDKVVVKNHLHLLNVDKWVKFMNIHLKVVDGLWLGVFSPQSRLRYTPNEDSLIVERQRLSDEQLFPKPLFITEEVNQDHATPVTLMTVLTHSKVTAKFKCVVRVVAAMPYLAKNLLSSIGKYRMQLTLEDSTARVHAFVTGKDGVRSNFNLSVDFRILGTNYTPCTYSFYSNDVTLYYLVAVTVFNLYSWHLFALDIQTKITILPNYFVICLCSV
- the LOC100820554 gene encoding phosphoethanolamine N-methyltransferase isoform X1, which gives rise to MDERHIQKSYWLQHSADLSVEAMMLDSKAAHLDKEERPEVLSLLPPFEGKSVIELGAGIGRFTGELALKAGQLLAVDFIDTAIKKVSHSQIHIHPHFLHIYSHYESPFFRNILQNETINGHHNHVKFLCADVTSPNMSNNVSEGSVDVVFSNWLLMYLSDIEVEKLAERMVRWLKDGGYIFFRESCFHQSGDSKRKYNPTHYREPRFYTKVFKECHMSDNTGNSFELSLVGCKCIGAYVRNKKNQNQICWIWQKVRSQDDRGFQRFLDRVEYSHKSILRYERMYGPGFVSTGGLETTKEFVAKLGLKPGQKVLDVGCGVGGGDFYMAENFDVEVIGIDLSINMISLAIERAIGLNYAVEFDCADCYRKTYPENTFDVIYTRDTMLHVKDKPTLFRSFYKWLKPGGKILITDYCKSAGSPSLEFAEYIKKGGYYLHDIKAYRQMLEDAGFDDVIAEDRTDQFVNTLQQELNALENKKDDFIGDFSEEDYNEIVERWKAKQTRGASREQMWGLFIAKKN
- the LOC100801353 gene encoding protection of telomeres protein 1b-like, with the translated sequence MSSRKRTGMREGYEFMPIRDVGRSVGQKAKLIGVILDFGFPKKSKGTDFCCCLRIIDETHHQISMAINMFEENVERLPRLAAVGDVVVLCCVEVKSFKGEVNVTFNKRFSSFGLYKGKDGDDLDPYHVSSYFHHVREDESLIVKLRKWLMNFQPHEDSSNFPMLREIKEETSVNLACKILHFCETAKDEWIIFSWDGTNTPSNVICSKLEEEINCPLPLQLEPLPLSREVLCTLPVAGSILRIMFDKVVVKNHLHLLNVDKWVKFMNIHLKVVDGLWLGVFSPQSRLRYTPNEDSLIVERQRLSDEQLFPKPLFITEEVNQDHATPVTLMTVLTHSKVTAKFKCVVRVVAAMPYLAKNLLSSIGKYRMQLTLEDSTARVHAFVTGKDGETLFDGYPSIDELTRKLNRLLGVTGIKDAPRDPPWVSVCLKSYYVSKTDVWGSRNFKIFGIKIVGDT